One Ostrea edulis chromosome 2, xbOstEdul1.1, whole genome shotgun sequence genomic region harbors:
- the LOC125682540 gene encoding transmembrane protein 79-like: protein MSDKTKDKRTFQEKKAHIIKQIFTSLSVSGTVFVLSYKFLPINTSNVTELTERLAFTICCLFVSSFSIIMGIRAVGNVRRNTDAIDPVYGGGENLVDVPNRILRNTTEQFFLHMMAMLTLTLFLEGSSMKAIPILSGIFLTARIVFQYGYMSSPMNRAYGFASTFIPTLLTYVYCTFCIVRKIIGAY from the coding sequence ATGTCGGACAAGACTAAGGATAAAAGAACATTTCAAGAGAAGAAAGCGCACATTATCAAGCAGATATTTACTTCATTGTCTGTTAGTGGCACCGTGTTTGTTCTCAGCTACAAGTTCCTTCCCATCAACACCTCCAACGTCACAGAACTGACGGAGAGACTCGCCTTCACGATCTGTTGTCTCTTTGTCTCTTCGTTCTCCATCATTATGGGGATCAGAGCGGTTGGTAATGTCCGAAGAAACACGGACGCCATTGATCCGGTATACGGTGGAGGAGAAAATCTCGTGGACGTCCCAAACCGGATTCTTCGGAACACAACGGAACAGTTCTTCCTGCACATGATGGCCATGTTAACCTTGACCTTGTTCTTAGAAGGGAGCTCAATGAAGGCTATTCCGATCCTTTCCGGAATTTTTCTGACTGCCAGGATCGTCTTTCAATATGGCTATATGTCCTCTCCGATGAATAGGGCATATGGATTCGCCAGTACATTTATACCGACACTTCTGACGTATGTTTATTGCACGTTTTGTATTGTGCGAAAAATTATTGGTGCTTATTAA